In a genomic window of Primulina huaijiensis isolate GDHJ02 chromosome 10, ASM1229523v2, whole genome shotgun sequence:
- the LOC140985731 gene encoding serine/threonine-protein kinase Aurora-3 isoform X2, with translation MAAHPPKPAKLPLKTPKKQWSIDDFEIGKPLGKGKFGRVYLAREIKSKYIVALKVIFKVQIEKYRLFHQLRREMEIQISLRHPNVLRLYGWFHDDERIFLILEYAHGGELYKELRKSNLLAERQAATYIASLTQALAYCHEKHVIHRDIKPENLLLDHEGRLKIADFGWSVQSRSKRHTMCGTLDYLAPEMVENKAHDYSVDNWTLGVLCYEFLYGVPPFEAESQSDTFRRIMKVDLSFPLTPEVSAEAKNLISQLLVKDSSKRLSLQKIMEHPWIVKTANPMGICPN, from the exons ATGGCTGCTCATCCCCCGAAACCCGCCAAACTACCCCTCAAAACTCCCAAAAAGCAATGGTCAATCGACGATTTTGAAATTGGGAAACCCCTGGGCAAAGGCAAATTCGGCCGAGTTTACCTTGCTCGTGAAATCAAG AGTAAGTATATAGTGGCGTTGAAGGTTATATTTAAGGTACAAATCGAGAAGTACAGATTGTTCCATCAGCTGAGAAGAGAAATGGAGATCCAAATAAGCCTCCGCCACCCGAACGTCCTGAGACTCTACGGATGGTTCCATGATGACGAACGGATTTTCTTGATCCTGGAGTATGCTCATGGGGGTGAGCTGTACAAAGAACTACGGAAATCAAACCTCCTTGCCGAGAGACAAGCGGCCACT tACATAGCAAGTCTCACACAAGCTTTGGCGTACTGTCACGAAAAGCATGTGATTCACAGGGATATCAAACCGGAAAATTTGTTGCTCGATCATGAG GGTCGGCTCAAGATTGCAGACTTTGGTTGGTCTGTACAATCCAGAAGCAAAAGACACACCATGTGTGGAACTCTAGACTATTTAGCACCAGAAATGGTGGAGAACAAGGCCCATGACTATTCAGTGGATAATTGGACATTAGGTGTTCTTTgctatgaatttttatatggtGTGCCTCCATTCGAGGCTGAAAGTCAGTCAGACACATTTCGAAG GATAATGAAAGTTGACCTTAGCTTTCCTTTGACACCTGAAGTGTCTGCAGAAGCCAAAAATCTCATTAGCCAG CTTCTTGTAAAGGACTCATCAAAACGGCTCTCTCTTCAAAAGATCATGGAACACCCTTGGATAGTTAAGACTGCTAACCCCATGGGCATCTGCCCAAACTAA
- the LOC140985731 gene encoding serine/threonine-protein kinase Aurora-3 isoform X1 has translation MAAHPPKPAKLPLKTPKKQWSIDDFEIGKPLGKGKFGRVYLAREIKSKYIVALKVIFKVQIEKYRLFHQLRREMEIQISLRHPNVLRLYGWFHDDERIFLILEYAHGGELYKELRKSNLLAERQAATYIASLTQALAYCHEKHVIHRDIKPENLLLDHEGRLKIADFGWSVQSRSKRHTMCGTLDYLAPEMVENKAHDYSVDNWTLGVLCYEFLYGVPPFEAESQSDTFRRIMKVDLSFPLTPEVSAEAKNLISQLLVKDSSKRLSLKKIMEHPWIVTTADPMGICPN, from the exons ATGGCTGCTCATCCCCCGAAACCCGCCAAACTACCCCTCAAAACTCCCAAAAAGCAATGGTCAATCGACGATTTTGAAATTGGGAAACCCCTGGGCAAAGGCAAATTCGGCCGAGTTTACCTTGCTCGTGAAATCAAG AGTAAGTATATAGTGGCGTTGAAGGTTATATTTAAGGTACAAATCGAGAAGTACAGATTGTTCCATCAGCTGAGAAGAGAAATGGAGATCCAAATAAGCCTCCGCCACCCGAACGTCCTGAGACTCTACGGATGGTTCCATGATGACGAACGGATTTTCTTGATCCTGGAGTATGCTCATGGGGGTGAGCTGTACAAAGAACTACGGAAATCAAACCTCCTTGCCGAGAGACAAGCGGCCACT tACATAGCAAGTCTCACACAAGCTTTGGCGTACTGTCACGAAAAGCATGTGATTCACAGGGATATCAAACCGGAAAATTTGTTGCTCGATCATGAG GGTCGGCTCAAGATTGCAGACTTTGGTTGGTCTGTACAATCCAGAAGCAAAAGACACACCATGTGTGGAACTCTAGACTATTTAGCACCAGAAATGGTGGAGAACAAGGCCCATGACTATTCAGTGGATAATTGGACATTAGGTGTTCTTTgctatgaatttttatatggtGTGCCTCCATTCGAGGCTGAAAGTCAGTCAGACACATTTCGAAG GATAATGAAAGTTGACCTTAGCTTTCCTTTGACACCTGAAGTGTCTGCAGAAGCCAAAAATCTCATTAGCCAG CTTCTCGTAAAGGACTCCTCAAAACGGCTCTCTCTTAAAAAGATTATGGAACACCCTTGGATAGTTACGACTGCCGACCCCATGGGCATCTGCCCGAACTAA
- the LOC140985731 gene encoding serine/threonine-protein kinase Aurora-3 isoform X3, which produces MAAHPPKPAKLPLKTPKKQWSIDDFEIGKPLGKGKFGRVYLAREIKVIFKVQIEKYRLFHQLRREMEIQISLRHPNVLRLYGWFHDDERIFLILEYAHGGELYKELRKSNLLAERQAATYIASLTQALAYCHEKHVIHRDIKPENLLLDHEGRLKIADFGWSVQSRSKRHTMCGTLDYLAPEMVENKAHDYSVDNWTLGVLCYEFLYGVPPFEAESQSDTFRRIMKVDLSFPLTPEVSAEAKNLISQLLVKDSSKRLSLKKIMEHPWIVTTADPMGICPN; this is translated from the exons ATGGCTGCTCATCCCCCGAAACCCGCCAAACTACCCCTCAAAACTCCCAAAAAGCAATGGTCAATCGACGATTTTGAAATTGGGAAACCCCTGGGCAAAGGCAAATTCGGCCGAGTTTACCTTGCTCGTGAAATCAAG GTTATATTTAAGGTACAAATCGAGAAGTACAGATTGTTCCATCAGCTGAGAAGAGAAATGGAGATCCAAATAAGCCTCCGCCACCCGAACGTCCTGAGACTCTACGGATGGTTCCATGATGACGAACGGATTTTCTTGATCCTGGAGTATGCTCATGGGGGTGAGCTGTACAAAGAACTACGGAAATCAAACCTCCTTGCCGAGAGACAAGCGGCCACT tACATAGCAAGTCTCACACAAGCTTTGGCGTACTGTCACGAAAAGCATGTGATTCACAGGGATATCAAACCGGAAAATTTGTTGCTCGATCATGAG GGTCGGCTCAAGATTGCAGACTTTGGTTGGTCTGTACAATCCAGAAGCAAAAGACACACCATGTGTGGAACTCTAGACTATTTAGCACCAGAAATGGTGGAGAACAAGGCCCATGACTATTCAGTGGATAATTGGACATTAGGTGTTCTTTgctatgaatttttatatggtGTGCCTCCATTCGAGGCTGAAAGTCAGTCAGACACATTTCGAAG GATAATGAAAGTTGACCTTAGCTTTCCTTTGACACCTGAAGTGTCTGCAGAAGCCAAAAATCTCATTAGCCAG CTTCTCGTAAAGGACTCCTCAAAACGGCTCTCTCTTAAAAAGATTATGGAACACCCTTGGATAGTTACGACTGCCGACCCCATGGGCATCTGCCCGAACTAA